The following coding sequences are from one Pusillimonas sp. DMV24BSW_D window:
- the csgH gene encoding curli-like amyloid fiber formation chaperone CsgH — protein MDTDLNFEIWLGTYDQNKPAVIVPYIRSTESQALQYLIEAVNKGRSGTSRTAQSGHVNVTANQPQALTQLVISRNDSEYCNITIVIENVQGHHKTFQFECKQ, from the coding sequence ATGGATACCGATCTGAACTTTGAAATCTGGTTAGGGACTTATGACCAGAACAAACCCGCCGTCATCGTGCCTTATATCCGCAGTACCGAAAGCCAGGCGCTTCAGTATCTGATTGAAGCGGTCAATAAAGGACGCTCGGGAACAAGTCGCACCGCCCAATCAGGCCACGTAAACGTAACGGCAAATCAACCCCAGGCGCTCACTCAGCTAGTCATATCGCGTAACGACAGCGAGTACTGCAACATCACTATCGTGATCGAAAACGTTCAGGGGCATCACAAAACATTTCAATTTGAATGCAAGCAATGA
- a CDS encoding CsgG/HfaB family protein, whose protein sequence is MNTQALHAQARTSFPKGAKLGLALLCLALSACAPLQKPAEVANQAELTPATPSTHDLFKLPPPKGKIVVAVYGFRDQTGQYKAAPDSSFSTAVTQGAAAILIKALKDSGWFTPVERESLQELLTERRIVRALDGSQDKNAPAIQIPALVPASILIDGGVIAYESNVRTGGLGARFLGVGLSTQYRVDQVTIALRSVDIRSGQILQSVSTTKTIFSYEVRPSVFKFVNFKDLLEIEGGITRNEPAQLAVKEAIESAVIYLTVKGLKDGQWTLLNETDWNSPIIQDYLREETNYSVPIQTADAVANTGPDTANFPQSQ, encoded by the coding sequence ATGAATACCCAAGCACTTCATGCCCAAGCGCGCACATCATTCCCGAAAGGCGCCAAACTTGGCTTGGCTTTGCTTTGCCTCGCTCTAAGCGCCTGCGCCCCGCTACAAAAACCGGCTGAAGTGGCCAACCAGGCCGAACTCACGCCTGCCACGCCGTCGACACACGACTTGTTCAAGTTGCCACCGCCCAAAGGAAAAATCGTGGTGGCCGTTTATGGGTTCAGAGATCAAACCGGTCAGTACAAAGCCGCGCCCGACAGCTCATTTTCGACAGCGGTCACACAAGGTGCGGCGGCCATTCTGATTAAAGCCTTGAAAGACTCAGGCTGGTTCACACCCGTTGAGCGCGAAAGCCTTCAAGAGCTCCTAACCGAACGCCGTATTGTTCGTGCCCTGGATGGATCACAAGACAAAAACGCGCCCGCCATCCAAATTCCAGCACTCGTTCCCGCCTCGATTCTCATCGACGGTGGCGTTATCGCCTATGAAAGTAATGTCAGAACCGGCGGCCTGGGCGCGCGCTTTCTGGGCGTTGGTCTCTCGACACAGTATCGGGTGGATCAAGTCACGATTGCACTGCGTAGCGTTGACATCCGGTCAGGCCAAATTCTGCAGTCGGTATCTACAACCAAAACCATTTTCTCGTATGAGGTGCGCCCCAGCGTTTTCAAGTTCGTGAACTTTAAAGACCTTCTGGAAATTGAAGGCGGCATTACCCGCAACGAACCCGCGCAATTAGCCGTGAAGGAAGCCATTGAGTCGGCCGTTATTTATCTGACGGTGAAGGGTTTGAAAGACGGCCAATGGACTCTGCTTAATGAAACGGATTGGAATTCGCCGATTATCCAGGACTATCTGCGCGAAGAAACCAACTACTCCGTCCCAATACAGACAGCCGACGCAGTCGCAAATACCGGCCCGGACACCGCCAATTTCCCGCAATCGCAATAA
- a CDS encoding curli assembly protein CsgF, translated as MNTKIHRRRHLAALFAVMACTTHVGGNATELVYYPLNPSFGGNPLNGSVLLNSALATNKHTDPDLDDQSPLEGQQTPLQAFQESLERAVLSRLTSAATSNLFDPVTGKLVPGTVETGSFIITISDTGNGTLAINTLDKTTGSSTTFEVTQ; from the coding sequence ATGAACACCAAAATCCACCGTCGACGTCATCTCGCCGCCCTCTTCGCCGTAATGGCATGCACCACGCATGTCGGCGGTAACGCGACTGAGCTGGTGTACTACCCCCTCAACCCCTCTTTTGGCGGAAACCCGTTGAACGGCTCGGTGTTGCTTAACTCCGCGCTGGCAACCAATAAACACACTGACCCTGACCTGGACGACCAATCACCGTTAGAAGGCCAGCAAACGCCTCTACAGGCCTTCCAGGAAAGTCTCGAACGGGCGGTGTTATCGCGATTAACTTCCGCCGCGACCTCGAACTTATTTGATCCGGTCACCGGAAAACTGGTGCCCGGCACGGTAGAGACAGGCAGTTTCATTATCACCATCAGCGATACGGGGAATGGCACGTTAGCCATTAATACGCTGGACAAAACCACCGGCAGCAGCACAACTTTCGAGGTGACACAATGA
- a CDS encoding curli production assembly/transport protein CsgE — MKAAHAKLLLSPTLLALTLCLATSAAWATNDTPENGNGRLNGSTDAEKESRRLLEDPLTGIVINRTVTVLGKDFYHYFVTAWRHKDGDNRYTLTVYERPSARWGSEIWIEYQRNQMFRIFLSPARQAARKISEEAAEIVHRNIIENEIRKALIQSQDLADEEL; from the coding sequence ATGAAAGCCGCACACGCAAAGCTGCTTCTTTCGCCCACATTACTGGCGCTGACATTGTGTCTGGCGACTTCTGCCGCGTGGGCGACAAACGATACGCCTGAAAACGGCAATGGCCGCCTTAACGGAAGTACGGACGCCGAAAAAGAAAGCCGGCGCCTTTTGGAGGACCCTCTAACCGGCATTGTAATTAATAGAACAGTGACGGTACTGGGAAAAGATTTTTATCACTACTTTGTGACCGCCTGGAGACATAAGGATGGTGACAACCGCTACACGCTAACCGTATACGAGCGGCCCTCGGCACGCTGGGGAAGCGAAATCTGGATTGAGTATCAACGCAATCAGATGTTCCGTATTTTCTTGTCCCCTGCACGCCAGGCCGCTAGAAAAATTAGTGAGGAAGCGGCCGAGATTGTGCATCGAAACATTATCGAAAACGAGATTCGCAAAGCGCTAATACAAAGCCAGGATCTCGCCGACGAAGAGTTGTGA
- the pgaD gene encoding poly-beta-1,6-N-acetyl-D-glucosamine biosynthesis protein PgaD — protein sequence MITLLHTRCSRVTRIVDSTLTALGWTGFLYLCINDARAVTPPPLSNLSNPTAFLWFVEIFLITVVALTSWSLYNKSRYCPRQTASGKPITSEALSSSFHLPSHDVIRLQDSALSVIHHEENGEISEVQTPLSPPPNLRLIA from the coding sequence ATGATTACTTTATTACACACCCGGTGTTCACGCGTAACGCGGATCGTTGACAGCACACTAACCGCTTTGGGATGGACAGGTTTTCTCTATCTCTGCATAAACGATGCCCGCGCAGTCACTCCGCCACCGCTTTCAAATTTGTCAAATCCAACCGCCTTTCTCTGGTTCGTTGAAATTTTCCTGATTACTGTCGTGGCCCTGACGTCCTGGTCGCTCTACAACAAAAGTCGGTATTGCCCTCGCCAAACAGCCTCGGGAAAGCCGATTACCAGCGAAGCGTTGTCCTCATCCTTTCATCTTCCTTCGCACGACGTAATAAGACTGCAAGACAGTGCGCTTTCGGTCATACATCACGAAGAGAACGGCGAAATCAGCGAAGTACAAACACCGCTATCACCCCCACCGAACCTGCGTTTGATTGCCTGA
- the pgaC gene encoding poly-beta-1,6-N-acetyl-D-glucosamine synthase has product MTERIIAFGILLIMLGAPAGVILAATSQYLSSFVFYYPLTMSGIWVAGGLFFWWKWERHWKWGPGAPPPVLKGEPLISILIPCHNESDNILDTLDAAIGQRYQNIEIIVIDDGSTDNTGALCEHYATLNTKIRVIHLAHNQGKAMALRMGALAAKSEYLVCIDGDAMLEPDACQYLVAPLVQQDTVGAVTGNPRIRTRSTLIGRIQVGEFSSIIGLIKRTQRIYGRLFSVSGVVAAFRRSALHDVGYWSLDMITEDIDITWKLQLGRWSVFYEPRALCWILMPETLRGLWKQRLRWARGGAEVFLKNLPILFNWKHHRMWLLMLEYALSTFWAFSLAVLAVLWLWGQVFGLPSQLSVAELLPPSYTGLILAFVCLFQFGISTLIDRRYEPGLTHSLYWIVWYPFVYWLISLTTTICSFPNVMLRLRRQRARWTSPDRGIKEQP; this is encoded by the coding sequence ATGACTGAACGAATAATCGCATTTGGCATCCTGCTCATTATGCTCGGCGCGCCCGCCGGCGTCATTCTTGCAGCCACAAGCCAATATTTAAGCAGTTTCGTCTTCTATTATCCGTTGACTATGTCAGGGATTTGGGTCGCCGGAGGATTGTTCTTCTGGTGGAAATGGGAGCGACATTGGAAATGGGGCCCCGGCGCCCCGCCCCCTGTGCTCAAGGGTGAGCCTCTCATTTCCATCCTGATTCCCTGTCACAACGAGAGTGACAATATTCTGGATACCCTGGATGCCGCAATCGGTCAGCGTTACCAAAACATCGAAATTATCGTCATCGATGACGGCTCAACCGATAACACAGGGGCACTATGTGAGCACTATGCCACGCTCAATACCAAAATTCGCGTTATCCATTTGGCGCACAACCAGGGTAAGGCAATGGCGTTGCGTATGGGTGCTTTGGCCGCCAAAAGCGAATATCTGGTTTGCATTGACGGCGACGCCATGCTTGAGCCGGACGCCTGCCAGTACCTGGTGGCACCCCTGGTTCAACAAGACACCGTCGGTGCCGTCACCGGCAACCCCCGTATCCGCACACGCTCAACGCTGATCGGCCGCATACAGGTTGGAGAGTTCTCGTCAATCATCGGGTTAATTAAACGCACCCAGCGCATTTACGGCCGGCTCTTCAGTGTCTCGGGAGTAGTGGCTGCGTTCCGTCGCAGTGCCTTGCACGACGTAGGCTACTGGAGTCTGGATATGATCACCGAAGATATCGACATCACCTGGAAGCTGCAGTTAGGACGATGGAGCGTATTTTACGAGCCTCGCGCCCTTTGCTGGATCCTGATGCCCGAAACGCTGCGTGGACTTTGGAAGCAACGCTTACGCTGGGCTCGCGGCGGCGCTGAAGTCTTTCTTAAAAACTTACCGATATTGTTCAACTGGAAGCATCATCGCATGTGGCTTCTGATGCTTGAATACGCCCTCTCAACATTTTGGGCCTTTTCGCTAGCCGTTCTGGCCGTGCTTTGGCTTTGGGGGCAGGTATTCGGTCTGCCATCGCAATTAAGCGTCGCAGAATTACTCCCCCCCTCCTACACCGGTTTGATCCTGGCATTTGTCTGCTTGTTTCAGTTTGGCATCAGTACCCTGATCGACCGGCGCTATGAGCCGGGCCTGACACATTCTCTTTATTGGATTGTCTGGTACCCGTTTGTGTATTGGCTGATCAGCCTTACCACCACTATTTGCAGTTTCCCCAACGTCATGCTGCGACTCCGGCGTCAACGTGCCCGTTGGACCAGCCCGGATCGCGGAATCAAGGAGCAACCATGA
- the pgaB gene encoding poly-beta-1,6-N-acetyl-D-glucosamine N-deacetylase PgaB produces the protein MMKLFSTYRPAIKAAFISCVLAFAGGCQNFEKQSDIEYTPPAQRTRAVTEAPWPKNHFLVLAYHDVEDTSPDQTFVSVLTEHLRQQFSWLQENNYVPVSIDQILDAKAGKTSLPDKAVLLTFDDGYQSFYQYVYPLLKAYQWPAVVAPVGVWTDPPPGASVRFGDLDVPRERFLTWAQITEMSRSGLVEVAAHSNNLHFGIQANPQGNLQPAAAARFYNPLTSTYESDKAYRARISKDVAAISEKITRATGRPPRVWVWPYGTSSGLAAQEIQNGGYSMLLTLEDGLGNTSNLTHVPRLLISNDPVLPSFANAVVAQEKPQIMRVAHVRLDDVYDTDPDRMNQKLGQLIQRIADLQITTIFLDADADTNFDGNPDALYFPNHLLPLRADLLNRTAWQLRSRAFVDVYASLSPDAVRKVARNDFDTLTLFEDLARNAIFAGIHYRDNADTQLTQTITQRMRAIRGQELKTAATAEAGYHDTTQQLQPQTLSVLSSMLEQHDWVVLELASITGQKNESAQLIQQISRQLNLSPISAQRLIISFITANQQVNRHSSGADAGASADHESTYLAQAMRQLQLRGHMSYGYSYDDFLRDRPRMDVIRPVFSNAWYPLK, from the coding sequence ATGATGAAACTATTCTCAACCTATCGCCCTGCTATTAAGGCTGCTTTTATAAGCTGTGTACTGGCATTTGCAGGTGGGTGCCAGAACTTTGAAAAACAAAGCGACATCGAGTACACGCCCCCGGCTCAACGCACACGAGCAGTTACCGAAGCCCCCTGGCCCAAAAATCATTTTCTGGTACTTGCCTACCACGACGTTGAAGACACAAGCCCGGATCAAACCTTCGTCAGCGTTCTAACCGAGCATTTAAGGCAACAGTTTTCCTGGCTGCAAGAAAACAACTACGTTCCGGTTAGCATCGACCAAATACTAGACGCAAAGGCCGGCAAAACCTCTCTTCCCGACAAAGCGGTTCTGCTGACGTTCGACGACGGCTATCAAAGCTTTTACCAGTATGTTTACCCTCTTCTGAAAGCCTATCAGTGGCCGGCGGTTGTCGCCCCCGTTGGCGTGTGGACGGATCCGCCTCCGGGAGCCAGTGTGCGCTTCGGTGATCTCGATGTGCCACGGGAGCGCTTCCTGACCTGGGCTCAGATAACGGAAATGTCTCGCTCCGGACTGGTTGAAGTTGCGGCACACTCGAATAATCTGCATTTCGGAATACAAGCCAATCCGCAGGGAAATTTACAACCGGCCGCAGCCGCCCGCTTTTACAACCCGCTCACGTCAACTTACGAATCAGACAAAGCTTACCGGGCACGTATTTCCAAAGATGTTGCCGCCATTTCAGAAAAGATTACCCGCGCCACCGGTCGCCCACCAAGAGTATGGGTATGGCCCTACGGAACCAGTAGCGGGTTAGCCGCGCAAGAAATTCAGAACGGCGGCTACTCAATGCTGCTGACGCTGGAAGATGGGCTTGGAAACACGAGCAATCTCACACATGTTCCCCGTTTGCTCATTTCAAATGATCCTGTGCTACCCAGCTTTGCAAACGCTGTCGTTGCGCAGGAAAAGCCGCAAATAATGCGTGTAGCCCACGTGCGTCTGGATGATGTGTATGACACCGATCCAGACAGAATGAACCAAAAACTGGGCCAACTGATTCAACGTATCGCCGACTTGCAAATTACCACCATTTTTCTGGATGCCGACGCCGACACCAATTTCGATGGGAATCCGGACGCACTTTACTTTCCCAACCATTTGCTTCCCCTTCGCGCCGACTTGCTTAACCGCACAGCTTGGCAACTGCGTAGCCGAGCATTTGTTGACGTCTATGCATCGCTTTCGCCTGACGCAGTCAGAAAGGTGGCACGCAACGATTTCGACACCCTAACCCTGTTTGAAGACCTGGCACGTAACGCCATTTTTGCCGGAATCCATTATCGCGATAACGCAGACACGCAGCTTACACAAACCATCACACAAAGAATGCGTGCGATTCGGGGGCAAGAACTGAAAACCGCGGCAACGGCCGAGGCAGGCTACCACGACACGACTCAACAGCTTCAACCTCAAACACTCAGCGTTCTATCTTCAATGTTGGAACAACATGACTGGGTAGTACTGGAGCTCGCGTCTATAACCGGTCAAAAAAACGAGTCTGCGCAGCTCATTCAACAGATATCCCGGCAGCTGAACCTGTCTCCCATTTCAGCGCAACGGCTCATTATCAGCTTCATTACCGCAAACCAACAGGTTAACCGTCACTCAAGCGGCGCCGACGCAGGAGCAAGCGCGGATCACGAAAGCACCTACCTTGCCCAAGCCATGCGTCAGCTCCAACTACGAGGACACATGAGTTACGGATACAGCTATGACGATTTCCTGCGTGATCGCCCTCGAATGGACGTGATTCGCCCCGTTTTCTCCAACGCATGGTACCCACTGAAATGA
- the pgaA gene encoding poly-beta-1,6 N-acetyl-D-glucosamine export porin PgaA codes for MLRPLLWFVLGALITQSVGAQSIGVSIADQQESPAQSDIPALLRAQNDYEQKPADNNTLLTYIATLRAARLSSVAYALAQQHRDSISADLLRELTVDYAAELTRLSLAPARSEAERYRLADRALEIYDALLEANNEISVTETTNHRIFFDRIQALHARKRMVEVVQSYEQLRAQNIVIPAYLLNEIGDAYLYLEQPEKAATLYQTSLITNAAAPRDRSEVIKEKIGRYYALQEQGRWTEAYALIETTYTEEPPWRRLPGVSQPLPNDSYLEVARTWAVAPLFHNDPGLALERLETLTESAPRDAGLKIELANTQRAYGHPRAAQFTLKQAEALAPLNPDLLAAQAQTALSLQEWDQAQELVAFTQKHYPELKTTQHLQEDWATHEKWELLIGAQKTFSSDSPVSGSGEHALETTLYSPPIASNWRALVGAGQTNATFNDEPLRNRWVKGGAQWRAGNTTIEAGLISQRYGYGQKTGAYGNFEQKLSDAWTVGGALAWRTPATPLRALADNISTNSAQAWIRWAPNTYREWTFSVAPSRFSDGNRRVELRIYGKEPIKQWSTVRLDGEIEVSASSNTKENTPYYNPKADFGVLAGVRLTHLLEQRYESRLEHYVQLLGGSYSQKHFGTGPMAAIGYGISWRANRNLEISSSILGIRRPYDGKQEKELRLALNISLRF; via the coding sequence ATGCTCCGCCCCTTACTATGGTTTGTTCTTGGTGCACTGATAACGCAATCCGTCGGCGCTCAAAGCATCGGAGTTTCTATTGCCGACCAGCAAGAGAGCCCCGCTCAGTCAGACATACCTGCATTATTGCGCGCTCAAAATGATTATGAACAAAAGCCCGCAGACAACAACACACTTCTAACCTACATTGCAACGTTGCGCGCGGCACGCCTTTCAAGCGTTGCGTATGCACTGGCGCAACAGCATCGCGACTCGATTTCCGCCGACCTGCTGCGCGAACTGACAGTTGATTACGCAGCGGAACTGACAAGACTCTCTTTGGCTCCAGCACGAAGTGAAGCAGAGCGATATCGGCTTGCCGATCGCGCTTTGGAAATCTACGACGCGCTACTTGAAGCCAACAATGAAATATCGGTTACGGAAACAACAAATCACAGAATCTTTTTTGACCGCATCCAGGCCCTGCACGCCAGAAAACGTATGGTCGAGGTGGTTCAATCTTATGAACAATTGCGTGCACAAAATATCGTTATACCGGCCTACCTTCTAAATGAAATTGGTGATGCCTATCTTTACCTTGAGCAACCCGAAAAAGCCGCCACACTTTACCAAACCAGCCTGATAACGAATGCGGCTGCTCCTCGTGACCGTTCCGAGGTCATCAAAGAAAAAATCGGGCGCTATTATGCGCTGCAGGAGCAAGGCCGCTGGACGGAAGCCTATGCGCTGATTGAAACCACCTATACCGAAGAACCGCCCTGGCGTCGATTGCCTGGGGTAAGCCAGCCCCTGCCCAACGATTCATACCTTGAAGTTGCGCGCACGTGGGCGGTTGCTCCCTTATTTCATAACGACCCAGGCCTGGCCCTTGAGCGTCTGGAGACTTTAACCGAAAGCGCTCCCCGCGATGCCGGCTTAAAAATAGAGTTGGCTAACACGCAGCGTGCATACGGGCACCCCCGAGCCGCCCAATTTACGTTAAAGCAGGCGGAAGCCCTTGCCCCACTGAACCCTGACTTACTCGCCGCCCAGGCACAAACCGCCCTTTCCCTTCAAGAATGGGACCAAGCGCAAGAGCTGGTTGCATTCACCCAAAAGCATTACCCCGAACTCAAAACCACCCAGCACCTGCAAGAGGACTGGGCGACCCATGAGAAATGGGAATTGCTTATTGGCGCGCAGAAGACCTTCAGTTCCGACAGCCCCGTGTCCGGCAGCGGTGAGCACGCGTTGGAAACCACCCTTTACAGTCCTCCAATCGCATCGAACTGGCGCGCATTGGTTGGCGCGGGTCAAACCAACGCAACGTTCAATGACGAACCCTTACGTAATCGATGGGTTAAAGGCGGTGCGCAATGGCGCGCCGGCAATACAACAATCGAAGCCGGCCTGATCAGCCAGCGTTACGGTTATGGCCAAAAAACAGGGGCATACGGCAATTTCGAACAAAAACTAAGCGACGCCTGGACAGTGGGCGGCGCCCTTGCGTGGCGCACCCCGGCAACACCGCTGCGCGCCCTTGCCGACAACATTAGCACCAACTCGGCACAAGCCTGGATACGCTGGGCCCCCAATACCTACCGGGAATGGACATTCAGTGTGGCGCCCTCACGCTTCAGCGATGGGAACCGCCGGGTTGAACTACGTATATACGGCAAAGAGCCGATCAAACAATGGTCCACCGTACGTCTGGACGGGGAAATAGAAGTATCCGCCTCGTCGAACACCAAAGAGAACACACCTTATTACAACCCCAAAGCCGATTTTGGCGTTCTCGCCGGGGTGCGACTCACGCACCTGCTTGAACAACGATATGAATCCCGGCTGGAGCACTACGTGCAATTACTGGGAGGTTCATACAGCCAGAAACACTTCGGCACCGGACCGATGGCAGCCATTGGATACGGCATCAGTTGGCGCGCCAATCGCAACCTGGAGATCTCGTCGTCCATTTTAGGCATTCGACGACCGTATGACGGCAAACAAGAAAAAGAACTCCGCCTGGCTTTGAACATCAGTTTACGCTTCTAG
- a CDS encoding phosphate/phosphite/phosphonate ABC transporter substrate-binding protein has product MLKQLTLFVLLFFHLGITPAAGATPPYCSQEHIRIGVIPKKPMETLTREYQPLIQYLSAHLNLPVEMVHAESYDSVIQALISGGIDIAWLGPAGYLMAHAQEPRIEAFASLTIEQGRFTPAGNYYYSILLVHSDSNIETISQLEGKDVAFSEPSSTSGAILPRRVFSNLGNGNLERFFGSLIYTGSHDRSIDALLDNRVDAAFVASVRADDYIKKGKMREEQLTVLWKSAPLHYDPYVFSASICESLKTQIKNLLLNSGQKLSRFLDSQQALGFAPVNHSNYENVLKK; this is encoded by the coding sequence ATGTTAAAGCAGCTGACTCTATTTGTATTATTGTTCTTTCATCTAGGCATCACGCCTGCCGCCGGAGCAACGCCCCCTTATTGTTCCCAAGAGCATATTCGCATCGGCGTTATTCCAAAAAAACCCATGGAAACGCTCACCCGAGAATATCAACCCCTCATTCAGTATTTAAGTGCACACCTGAATCTTCCGGTTGAAATGGTTCATGCAGAATCGTACGACAGTGTCATTCAAGCGTTGATTTCAGGCGGCATCGATATTGCCTGGCTGGGTCCGGCAGGCTATTTAATGGCGCATGCTCAAGAACCACGTATTGAAGCGTTCGCCAGCCTGACCATTGAACAAGGACGCTTTACGCCTGCCGGAAATTACTATTACTCGATACTATTGGTGCACAGCGACAGCAACATTGAAACAATCAGCCAATTGGAAGGCAAAGATGTTGCCTTCAGCGAACCGTCCAGCACTTCCGGGGCTATCCTGCCACGGCGTGTTTTTTCAAACCTTGGCAATGGCAATCTGGAGCGTTTCTTTGGGTCTCTTATTTACACAGGCTCACATGACCGCTCAATCGACGCCCTGCTGGATAACCGCGTCGATGCTGCATTTGTTGCAAGCGTACGCGCCGACGACTATATCAAAAAAGGAAAAATGCGCGAAGAGCAGCTAACCGTTTTGTGGAAATCGGCGCCGCTGCACTATGACCCCTATGTTTTCAGTGCGTCGATATGTGAAAGCCTGAAAACTCAAATAAAGAATCTATTACTTAACAGCGGGCAAAAATTGAGCCGCTTTCTTGATTCTCAACAAGCTCTTGGCTTTGCGCCAGTGAACCACTCAAACTACGAAAACGTGCTTAAAAAGTAA